One Vigna unguiculata cultivar IT97K-499-35 chromosome 11, ASM411807v1, whole genome shotgun sequence DNA window includes the following coding sequences:
- the LOC114168695 gene encoding GABA transporter 1-like, which translates to MHTLKPFLSSELGLGHNIFYFQAFTEKKQRMGTLFADEKSEDPNGVHQLHHQHDADAGALFVLKSKGSWLHCGYHLTTSIVAPPLLSLPYAFTFLGWTAGISCLVIGALVTFYSYNLISRVLEHHAHNGKRQLRFRDMARDILGPRWGRYFVGPIQFAVCFGAVVACTLLGGQCMKAIYLLSNPNGTMKLYEFVIIFGCFMLILAQIPSFHSLRHINLLSLILCLAYSAGATAGSIYIGDSSKGPKKDYSLKGDTENRLFGVFNAIAIIATTYGNGIIPEIQATLAPPVKGKMFKGLCVCYFILIVTFFSVSVSGYWAFGNESKGLILSNFVDNGNPLVPTWFIYMTNIFTITQLSAVGVVYLQPTNEVLEQAFGDPKSPEFSKRNVIPRVISRSLAITISTIIAAMLPFFGDINSLIGAFGFIPLDFILPVIFYNFTFKPSKRSFIFWLNVTIAVAFSALGAIAAIAAVRQIVIDAKDYRLFANV; encoded by the exons ATGCACACGCTGAAGCCATTTTTGTCATCTGAACTAGGCTTGGGTCATAATATCTTCTATTTCCAA GCCTTCACTGAGAAGAAACAGAGGATGGGAACTCTGTTTGCTGATGAAAAATCTGAGGACCCAAATGGTGTTCATCAACTTCACCACCAACATGATGCTGATGCAGGAGCTCTTTTTGTTCTCAAATCCAAAG GTTCTTGGTTGCATTGTGGATACCATTTGACCACATCGATTGTGGCACCACCTCTTTTAAGTCTTCCTTATGCATTCACATTTCTAGGATGGACGGCTGGGATCTCATGCTTGGTGATTGGGGCATTGGTGACTTTCtattcatataatttaatatctaGGGTTCTTGAACACCACGCCCACAATGGAAAACGTCAACTACGCTTTAGAGACATGGCTCGTGATATTTTAG GTCCAAGATGGGGTCGTTATTTTGTTGGCCCAATTCAGTTCGCTGTTTGTTTTGGTGCTGTAGTGGCTTGCACTCTGTTAGGAGGACAATGCATGAAG GCAATTTACTTGTTGTCAAATCCAAATGGGACCATGAAACTTTACGAGTTTGTAATCATATTTGGATGCTTCATGTTAATTTTGGCTCAAATCCCATCTTTTCACTCACTTAGACACATTAATCTATTGTCCCTCATTCTCTGCTTAGCCTATAGTGCTGGCGCTACTGCTGGTTCCATTTACATTG GAGATTCATCAAAAGGACCAAAAAAGGACTACTCTTTAAAAGGTGACACTGAAAATCGCTTATTTGGAGTCTTCAATGCAATTGCCATCATTGCCACAACCTATGGAAATGGAATTATTCCAGAAATTCAG GCAACACTAGCACCGCCAGTGAAAGGGAAAATGTTCAAGGGACTATGTGTGTGCTATTTTATACTTATAGTCACTTTCTTTAGTGTGTCTGTTTCTGGTTATTGGGCATTTGGCAACGAATCTAAAGGCCTCATATTAAGCAATTTTGTGGACAATGGAAACCCTCTGGTGCCCACATGGTTCATTTACATGACCAATATTTTCACTATAACACAACTATCAGCAGTTGGCGTG GTTTATTTGCAACCTACAAATGAAGTGCTAGAGCAAGCATTTGGAGATCCAAAAAGCCCCGAGTTCTCAAAACGCAATGTGATCCCGAGAGTGATTTCTCGATCATTAGCTATTACTATTTCAACCATTATAGCAGCCATGCTTCCCTTTTTTGGAGACATAAACTCTCTtattggagcttttggctttaTCCCTCTCGATTTCATCTTGCCAGTGATTTTTTACAATTTCACATTTAAGCCATCTAAGCGAAGCTTTATTTTCTGGTTGAATGTAACTATTGCTGTGGCTTTTTCTGCATTGGGAGCTATAGCAGCAATTGCAGCAGTTAGACAAATTGTTATTGATGCAAAAGATTATCGATTATTTGCTAATGTATGA